ATGCGATGCCATGGCGGTTCTCGAGTGACCACCTCAACGACATCTGACATTGTCGCCAGACTGATGGAACTCGACACCTGCGCGGTGTCCGACGCGCTCGACAAGCTCAACTTGCCGGGCGCTGTCATCGGAGTCTCGGCCCTCACCGGCCCGACGCGAGTCGCCGGACGAGCCGTTACGACGAAGCTCGGCGCACCTCTGCCGAACCTCCCGAAACGCCACCTCGGCGCGGGAGCGGTGATGGCGGCAGAACGTGGCGACATCATCGTCGTCGAGCATCGCGGACGGACCGATGTGTCTGGCTGGGGCGGCCTGCTCAGCCTCGGCGCCGTCAAGAAGGGCGTTTCCGCTATTCTGATTGACGGCGCCTGCCGAGACCTTGATGAAAGTCGCGCGCTCGGGCTTCCGGTCTTTGCGCGCGCAGCCGTACCCGTGACCGCTCGCGGCCGGATCGCGGAGCATTCGTTCCAGGAGCCGATCACGTTCGGCAACGTCGCCGTCAAGCCGGGAGACTATGTCCTAGCCGATGGCAGCGGCGTGGTGTTCGTCGACCAACTCCGCGCCGAGGAGATCATCGCTACGGAGCCGAGGACATTTTTGGGCGCGAGCGGGCGATGGCGGCAGCCATCGATCGCGGCGAAGCGATCGGCAACGTCATGGCCGGGAACTACGAAGATATGCTGAAAGGGTAGCGCAGCAAATGACACAGGACGCGGCTGAAAACCTCAAGACATTCGGGGTGACGACCCTGTCAGATGCACTGGATCGACTGGGCATCGAGGGGCAGTGTCTCGGGATCATGCCGTTTGCGCGCTCGATGCGTCTTGCCGGCCCGGCCTTTACGATCCGAATGCTACCGACCGGCCAGAGCGGCGGTTCGGTCGGCGACTATATCGATGATGTGCAGCCCGGCCAGATCGTCGTCATCGACAATGACGGTCGCATGGACGCCACGGTCTGGGGCGACATTCTGACCCTGGTCGCCGACCGCCGCGGCATCGGCGGCACCGTCATTGACGGCGTCTGCCGCGATATCGACCGCAGCATCGAACTCGACTATCCGATCTATGCCCGGGCCAACACGATGCGGACTGGCAAGGATCGCGTCACTGCCGACGCCTACAATGTGACCGTGCAAATTGCCGGTATCCGCATCGCGCCTGGCGATTGGCTGGTCGGGGATGGCGACGGCGTGATCTGCATCCCGGCGAGCCGCGTCCAAGAGGTGATCGAAGTCGCCGGACAGATCGCAGCCGCAGAGGAGAAGATCCGCGAAGCCGTGCTGCGCGGCGATCGCCTCGACGAGACACGGAAGAAGTTGCGCTACCATGCGCTGCAAACGCGCGAGAGCGGCGCCAAGGCTTGAATTTAGAGACGCGTCTGCTCGGCAGACGATGGCTCGGCTTTGCGATTCACGCAGTTTCTGGCTTCAAGGAAGCTGCAGGCGGTCTAGAGGCCTGCCAATAGTGGAAATTAGCCCATGCATGTTGCGCATACCGGTCGTGGCAGCGGGCCTGCGCCGGGCGCGTGCCGGCAGGCGACTCGACAGGAGAGCGTCAATGCCTATTTCTGGCTCCGAATTTAACCTCCTGTTAGTAACGCTGTTAAGTCCCCAAGCATTTTAAGATGACGACCAGTCGATCCCTCCTAGGCTTTCAAAAAGTCACGGAGCGCGATTGATGAATGATCCCTTAATGACGTTGGGAGATGTGTACCGTCGGACGGTTCGCGACGTTGCGATCGGGCTTGTCTTAACTGTTCCGCTGGTTTGGCTAGCATACGCCTATCTGTTCGGACCGGAGGGCAACGTGAGCAGCCTTTATGCGACAGGTTGCGTCGCTCTGCTTGGTACGCTCGCCTCCATTGGAATTGGAGGCGCCATGAGCCTGCGCAGCAACCTGCTGCAGCAAAAGTTGATCGCGACCCAGGCCGAGCTCCTAAGACTTTCGAGAGTTGACCAACTCACCGGTCTCTTGAATCGAAGAGGATTTAACGAGGTTGCAGCCAAGGCTCTCGCAGAGGCATACGATCGTCACCTTCCCGCTATAGGCTTGATGATGGATATCGATCGGTTCAAGGGCATAAATGATCAATACGGTCATGATTTCGGTGATGCGGTGCTGGTTGAAATCGGGGACGTGCTCAAGTCGTTCGCGAAGGAGCATAGCCTCGTGATTGGCAGGCATGGAGGCGAAGAATTCGCGGCGCTGCTGTTGGGCGTATCTCCGAGCGATGCAGTTTTACTCGCTGAGCAGTTGCGGCAGGCTTGCGGGCAGAGAGAAGTTGCCCGAAATGGTGCCTTGACCAAGGTCACGGTTAGCATTGGGCTGGCGGTTTCCAAGGGAAGCGAGGGATTGTCGAAAGTACTTGGCCTTGCAGACGAAGCTTTGTATCGCGCCAAGCGTGCAGGGCGAGATCAGGTTTCGGTGCGCTATAGCGATACCATTGGCGTTTCCGCTTTGGGCTTCACCTAATCGTAGCAACCGCACTCTTTCTCCACGCGCGCGCAGCAGCCTCACTTGGCGCGAACTCCGAGACTCTAACTGCTGCTGGATGAAAATTCAGTGGCAGGTCAAGCCGCCGCGAGCGAGCGCTTCCTGCTATTGCTCAAAGCTAAGATCGGGATGGCCAAGGCTTTGGCCAATCTACCCAAAAAAGATTTGCGTGTGTCGAAGACAGACGTTGATCGAGCTTTACGAGTCCGGATCAACTCGATAGCCTTCGAACAGATCTTGCCTTGATCCGAAAAGAGAGGCCGTACTCTTGGTAGTAGAGTACGGCCAAGTGGGAGGGAGCTTGGTGAACACTCCGCCGGGAACTTAGAGAAACAATCAGCGCCACGGGCGCATTGGTCATTCAGTCAGTGATCGAGTGTCGAGTTTAGAGTGAATAGGGCTGCAGCTCAGCTTTGATCGTCACCCATTGCCATTGAGTGAACTCTTCCCAGTTAGCGATACCGCCGATCGATGTGCCATTGCCCGATGTGCCGGAGCCGCCGAAGGGATTGACCACATCGTCGTTGATCGTCTGATCATTGATGTGTAGCAAACCCGTTCGTAATTGCTCGCCAATTGCCATTGCCCTGCCGATGTTGCGCGAGATGATCACAGCAGAGAGCCCATATTCGGTATCATTCGCCATTTGCCCGGCCTGTACATCCGTCTCAAATGGGACAAGCACCGCGACCGGAGCGAAGAGCTCGTCACGATAGGCCGGATTGGTGGGTGAGATCTCCGCCAGCACGGAGGGCTGAAGAAACAGGCCCTCCGCCTTGCCTCCCGTTAGCAGCCGAGCTCCCTCGGTGACGGAGCGGTCAATCAGGGTTAGTGCATGATTTAGCTGATGCTGATTGATCATCGGACCGAGGGCAACGGAAGGGTCGAGAGGGTTGCCAACTTTCAAAGTCTTCGCATATCTGACGAGCGCATCGCTGAAAGCGTCGAAGATGTTTCTCTGCACGAGAATGCGTCCAGCGCTCATGCAAACTTGTCCTTGATGAAAGAACGCCGAAAAGGCGGCGGCACGAACGGCGGTATCCAGATCTGCGTCGTCTAGGATGATAAGTGAGTTCTTGCCGCCAAGTTCGAGGGACACCTTCTTGAGATGCTGTCCAGCCACCTGTCCGACCATTCGCCCCGCCCTGCTCGACCCGGTAAATTGGATCATCGCCACATTGGGGTCCTTGCACAGAGCCTCACCAGCATCCTCTCGACCGGGCAGCACCTGAAGAACGCCTTTCGGCACACCCGCCAATTCGAAGAGGCGCGCAATAACGAAGCCACCACAAATAGCAGTCCGCAGATCCGGCTTGACTACCACCGCGTTTCCGACGGCCAGGGCCGGCGCAATGGCGCGCTCGGCAAGGTAGAGCGGGAAATTGAAGGGTGATATCACGCCGATCACCCCGAGTGGGCGTCGCCGCACGAAGCTGATGCGCCCTCCCGGGCTTGGAAGCACGTTCCCTTGAGCTTGCGAGGGCATCGCAGCCGCAAGCCGGATTGCTTTGAGCGTACCTGCGAGCTCGATCTCAGCCTTCAAGCGGACCGCGCCGCTCTCTCGCATGATCCAGGTGACGATGTCATCCCTATAACGCTCGCCGACTTCGCACGCCTTTAGAAGTATGTTTTCGCGTGCATCTGGCGCCGTCGCGGCCCACGAGACCTGCGCCTGCCGTGCATTCGCAGAAGCGCTCCCAATGTCGACCGCGCTTGCAAGACCAACCTTACCAATCACCGCACCGGTCGCAGGTTCGACTGCCTCAAAGGCGGATTTGCTAGATGACCATTCGCCCGTGAAGAATTGCCCAGTCAGCACCGAGCCTGCCACGATGTTGTCGCTAACCATTTCTTTCATTCTCCAAAATGTCCCGGGTCAATTGGCGTCGAGCACGCTCGACTGCTTCTCAAGAGCCCTCACCTGAACGGCGGGGGCGGATTGTCCAGGTGCACTTCAGCGCAGCATGATAGGGACAGCCAGCCCATGCCTGATCCTCGGCATGACGTCCGATAAAGTAGGATGGAAACTGTTCATCAAGGACATTGATCCGATTACGCAGCTTCTTCCTGTTTTCCGCCGGCATACTGCTCCTTTGTTCCATGTAGCTGATCCGCGGATCAGGAAGGAGCGTCTTTGCAATCCAGGCCACGCAGCCCAACGATCGCGGTATGAGTACTTGAGCCAAGGGATGCGCCGGCGGAATGCCATGCGCCTTCAGCGTCGAAGGCAGCGCCATTGATCGCAACATCTGGTGACCCAACCACCGCAAGCCTGGCGGAAAATAGCGATAGCTGAACTGATCGAAGAGCGCGTTGACGATCAGATTCCCTCTCTCGGTCACTGATCGCTCCCTGCTTTCGAAATCCCGGCAAAATGCAACGAGACCGTCCCAGTCCTTAGGATACCCGTGTAAAGGTACGCCACCTTCGGCGACGAATAGCTTTGCCATCTCACCCCAAAACTTGTGAGCTGCTATTTTTGCTTCTCGTTGAAGCCCTTCAATCCCATCGCCTTGAATGCCAGATCCATGGCGATCGCCGTGAAGGCAAGCGTGTAGATCTAATCTTCGTGATCAGAAAAATCGCCCGGGTACTGTTTGGCATAATGGGCGTGGAGCTTGTTGATGTTTTCGACGGATTTGATGGTGCGATCGTCCTGAGGACCGTAATACCACCAGGTTGTGTTGTTGATTCCGGTCTGTTCGGCGCGATGAGTGGCTCTATAAAGAAGCTTTCCGCCATCCTCGCGCCAAACGGCCCGAGCGCCCCACTCAGTCACTACGAAGTTGGGAAATGTGAAACAATACGAAAAATTCTGTATGAAATCCGTCAGGCCGTAACAGCTGGATAGCCGCCAAATTTCAGCATAATCGACGTGCGGATCGAGTTGCTCGATCCTCCTGTTGATCCACTTGTAGCCCTTCTTCATGATCGTTACTCCGCCATTCCATGACTTCGCGGCTTGGCGCGGAGCTCGGCTTGTACAAAGAGCCGCATCGCATACGCAGGGAGTCGACCGGCGTTTCCCCAATGCGCGCAACCAGTAGCGCAGACACGAACTTCAAACTGATTTTGCAAAGGCGATTGAGCACCTAGGCGGCGCTCTTGCAAAATGCGGTGCCGCGACAACTCGTGCCGGGGCCCTGCGCAAGCTGCGGGAGGAGCTTGCCGGCGGCTGTGCATCGACTTGAGTGAGAAAAATCGAAAGCGCGCGGAAACAGGCGACCAATCGGGACGTCGCTCGAAATGAGCTACTCGGTCAAGCGAACCAAATGTTGGCTGATCCTTAAGACCAGCACACACAATCCGGACGCTCCGACTTGAGCCTGACGGAGCCTTCGACTGCTCGAACAGGCGGACTAAGCCCATCGGACGGATCCTCCTATATGTCAGTTTTGACTTATAGTAAGAATACATCAGGTTATCGCATATGGCAATCCTTACATATTACCTGCCGGTGGACCAACCTTATGTTTTTCTGTTTCTGCTCAGCAAAGCGGAATTCCCGAATGCGGGGCGGCGAGGTGTGTACCGCGCTCGCCGATTGCCTGATTGAAAGGTATGAACGCGAAGAATTCGCCGTGGCAACCGCCGAGCAGTAGCGGCAAACAAGAAGGTAGGAAGAAGTTACCACGATTGCCCTATCGAACCTTAGTCGGCATCGACGTGATCACGGATGGCGCGATGGCCGCCTAGGCGATGAGACTTCCCTGGCGATGCGGTCACTTTATTCGGCGAAAGGATCGTAGACTTCGCACTTCATGCGAGCTTAGACGGAGGTGCCTCCGTCGATGTTCTTGCGCAGCTCCGAGGAAAGAACGTCCGGACTTGTGTTGAACGTTAATATCTGACTTAACGATGCGACCAGCGAGTGTCGTCGCGAAAACCGAACAACGAAATGGTCAAACATCAGATTAATGCTCACACCTTTGGTCAACTCGAAGAACCGAGACTGACATCCGAGATGTTGTTGTCGATAGCAAAGCTCGCAACCCTGCTCCAATTCGAACCATGCCGTCTCCGGAGCCGGCGGATCATTATCAGCTGAATGCCGCCCTCTCGGCAAAAGCGATCATGGCGACTGCGCCTTATGTGCATGTCGCGGAAAGGGTCGTGATTGTGCCTGACGCAATCACCCTATTCGGCGTAACAGCGGCGAGAGAGCGTCCCCGCGAGAACGTATTGGCGGAGAGGCCTCTTTGAGCCCGGCCCCTATACCTCTTTCGACATCTCTCGCTCGCACCGGTGCCAGGCACCTGGGGAATTTGCCAAAGGGGTTGCGTCGAATTGGATAAAAGCGAATGAGAACTTGGCTGCTCGCAGAAACTAGATCGGCATCTCAACGTCTTTCAGCATTTCGAATCCGCGCGTAGCGTTGGCTCTCGTCAGGCTCCGGCAAGCCAAGAGATCTGCCTACTGGTTTAGCTGCGGCAACGGCTGGATAGCGGATGTGGCTCTCTGTGATGCAGCAATGAAGCAGCAGAGAGCAATGAGATCGACGGCCGCTGCCGCCGACCCGAGACCAAGATAGCCAGTCGTCTGGACCAATGTCCCGCCCAGGAGCGGTCCAATCATGTTGCCGACCAACATGGCTGGGGTCGCAGCAACCGCGCGCCCGGTGAGATCAAGGCGCGCGAGATGCCCGAAGACAAAAGTATGCGTGAACAACATTATGAACGGGAAAACGACCGCTCCGACCGCATACGGCAAGAAACCGCTAGAGCAAGAGATTAGGACAGCTACCGCTCCCTGCAGCAGGGTTCCAGTCATCGCGACCCGCATCGGCGGAAGCCGCTTTTGGAGAAACGCGGCGAGCAGGGTCGGTGTCATAGCCACCAGACCTAACGTGACCAGAACGCTTTGGATCTGGACAGGCGACAGTCCGCGATCGGTGCCCATCGGTTGTAGGAAACTGAATATCATTGCCTGGACGAGCGACATCAGGACGATTCCAGTGATAATGAACCACACAGGGCGTGTGAATCCAGCGGCATCCCTGACGAGGTCTTCGCTGATGGAAGCAGAGGGAAAGAAGAAAGTCGCTATTGCGGCTGCCACGGCCGTAACTGCGGCAAAGACCTCAAAGATGGCTGGTGGACCGAATTTCGTGATGAGAGTCGCCGATGCGCCGAGCAATATTACCGCGAAGACTCCAAGCGTTAACCCCCCCATTGCAAAGACACGATGTGGGTTATCCGTGCGACTCCTGTCGCCAATCCAGCGACGAAGTGGCCAACTGCCAGAATGCTAAATTCGGTGAAGCCGGCCATCACATAGAAGGTCCCGGCACTGATGCCGAAGCCCAGCGTCGGCATCCAGCGCCCCGGAGCGCGATGGAAGAATGGCGATAGTGTAACGCTTGCAAAGACCATGGCTCCTAGAAAGAGGGTCGGAAGCGCCCCCGCTCGCGCCGGTGAAAACGCATATTCCGAGATCAGAACACCGACCCAAATCGGAAGTGCGGGCTGGTCTATCATCCCAGCCATGTGCCCTGTCACTAATGAAATCTTTGACCCCAACGAGTTAATCTGCGCCATTTTTTCCTCCCGTATGATAGTCGGCCCTCGTGAATTGCAGCTCCGCACCGATGCAGGCATGATGAAGGCATCCGACAGCTATGGAGAGCCGCGACGCTCGCTCCCCACTGCCATCGAAACTCTTGAGCTGCCGGCGCGCGCCTCACAGAGTGCTTTGCTATCCATCGAGAGCATCATGGATGAGAGCTCTAGACGGGACGATTGCCCGTTGCTTCAACTAGCCATCGCGGCCAATTACCAATGGCATCTGCACAAAGCGCAGCTGCTTGCGAAAATGGCTTCACCGTTGATCAGCAATTGAGGATACCCAGCACCGGTCAGAGCGTTTGGTGCAGAGTTCGGACGTCATTCCGAACAGGTCAGGTGCGTCCACCCCCGAGCGGCAATTCACGGCCTTCCTCCATATGTCATTTATTACTTACTGGCTAGCAGGCATGAACATATATGTCAAATCTGACGTATGGATGCGCGTGGCCGGCAACTATGCAGAACCGCAAAGAGCGCCAGATTTGAAGCTTGGGGCTTTTGTTGTGCCCACGAGAATACGCCGATTGGGACGGCTGATGTCGTCGCATTCGACAACGTCTGGCAGGAGAGCAGACCTGATAAGAAGGTCTACGACATTGCTAGCAGTGGTCTTGTTCTCGACCATACCCATGTTGCGCCGTGCGCTTTCATAAGCACGGTCGGAAACGCACGTCCGAGCCACGTCGACTGTAGCTGGGCCGAGTTCGACGCGTCACCGGCATTCTGAGACGAGACCAATGTGCCACGCTCCTGATCAATTCAGTGGCGCTGCGCTTTCGATAGCCGTGGACGCTACGGGAGAGACATTCAGGACGATGATGTGGCGAGCTTTTTTAACGTCGTTCTGGTGCTCGGTCTCGCGATCGATTGTTTGATTCTCCTAAGGACCATCACTCGGTAGCTCGACAGCTACGGCGGTGACATCATTTCACGACGCTCGTGGATTGTGAAAGCGCGGTGAACGTCGTGCGACGCTGCCGGCAATCGCCGATCGTCGTGCACCGGATCGCCAAGCCCGAAGAGCTCTACGGTCGGATCCGGTGCAGGGAAAGGCATCACGAACTCCCGGTACAAACCGGCGCGGAGCGTGGCGGTTACCAAGCAGGACGCCAAAGGCCTTGTGGCATCGCGCTCGGGCTTCCCTATGGTGAGCTGGCCCTGGCGAGCCTGCTGGGCTCCTCCTGGCGCGAAGAAGAGTCCTTTAGTGGGGCTTCTACACGGAACCAGGCGATGTAAAGCGCCGGCAAGAAAAAGAGAGTCAGGAAGGTCGCAGCCATGATGCCACCGATCATCGATAGCGCCATAGGACCCCAGAAGACCTGCGGCGCGATCGGAAGCATGCCGAGGCTTGCTGCGGCGGCCGTCAGCAGGATTGGCCGCATGCGATGCTGTGTTGCCAGCACGACTGCCGACCATTGATCGTGACCCTCGTCAAGCATTTCGTCGATCTGCGCCATCAAGATAATCGAATTGCGAATGATGATCCCGATAAGGGCTAACGTACCGAGAATCGCGACAAAACCCATCGGTTTTCCGGATACGAGGAGAGCGAACACAACGCCGATCAAGCCGAGGGGAGCCACGCTTACGACAAGGAACAGCTTCGCAAAGCTTTGCAGCTGGACCATAATGAAGAACGCCATCGCAAGCAGCATCACAGGCACGACCGCAACGATTGGACCCTGACCCTTTGAGCTCTCCTCGACGGCGCCTCCGGTTGCGATCTTCATCGACGCCGGCAGGTTCGCGGCGAAGGTCTCGATAGCCGGCGCAAGCTGTTGGACGACAGTTGCCGGTTGCGTGCCATCGTGGATGGTGCCTCGAATCGTGATTGTTGGGACACGGTCGCGTCGCCAAATAATGGGCTGCTCCAGGTCATAGCGAAGTGTTGCGAACGAGAGCAACGGGACCACCTGTCCATTGCCAGTCGGGATCTGCAACGACTGCAGCGTTTCGATTCGGCTGCGTTCGTCGTTTGCGGCGCGCCCAACGATGTTGACCTGATAAATGCTATCGCGCATCTGTGTAATGGACGTCCCGCCGACAAGGCCGTTCAGTATCGAGGCAACATCGACGGAGTCGAGCCCGAGCTGCCTCGCCTTGTCTTGCGCTATTTCGACTTGAACGACCTTGCCTGGCTCGTTCCAATCAAATGTCGGAGGGTCAAGATGCGGGTTGTCGCTCATGATTTTGGCGATCTCCAGTGCCTTGGCGCGCAATTGCTGGATGTCCGGCCCGCTGAGGCGGTATTGCAGCGGACGTCCAACCGGAGGTCCAAGGTCGAGCGGGTGGATGAAGACGTCGATCCCGATGAATTGATCGGCCGCGGTCTTTCGCAATCTGCTTTCGATCCGATTGCGAGCTTCAAGTGACTTGGCTACGACGACCACCTGGCCGAAATAGTTAAAGGCCATCTGCTGGTCGAGTGGCAGATAGAAGCGGATCGCACCTTGCCCAACATAAGAGCTCCAGCTTTCGACGTCAGGATCGGAGGCCAGCCCTTTTTCGAACTGGTCGATCTGCTTCTTGGTCTCAAGGATCGTGCTGCCCTGCGGAAGCGTCAAGTCGACGAGCAGCTCGGACCGGTCTGACGACGGGAAGAACTGCTGCTGCACAAATCCCATACCGACGATTGCCACCGCGAGCAGACCGAGGCTTCCGCCGATTGTGACCCAGCGGAAGCGCATCGCGGCCTCCAGTAGAACGACAAAGTAGCGGGATAGCCGGCCGACACCGATATGGTCGTGATGTTTCATGGTTTTTGGAAGGACCATGACGCCGATCAGTGGAGCGAACAGAACGGCTACCACCCAGCTGGTTAGTAGCGATGCTGCGATTACGAGGAACAGAGTGTAGGTGTATTCGCCAGCCGATGAGCCGTTGAACCCAATCGGGATAAAGCCTGCGACAGTTACCAGGGTTCCGGTTAGCATCGGAAATGCGGTCGAGGTGTAAGCAAAGGTCACTGCGTTATAGAGATTGTCCCCGCGCTCAAGGCGGTGCACCATCATCTCGACTGTTATCATTGCATCATCGACGAGCAGTCCAAGCGCGATGATCAGCGCACCTAGGGAAATGCGCTGCAGCGTTACTCCAAAATACTGCATGATGACGAACACGACCGCCAGCACGAGCGGAATTGAGAACGAGACCACCAGCCCTGCCCTCACTCCAAGACTGATCAGGCTTACCACCAACACGATGGCTATGGCCTCAACGAGCGCTTCGGTGAAGCCGCCGACTGCCTGCTCAACTATCTTCGGCTGATCGGAAACCAGGTGGAGTTCGACGCCTACCGGAAGCGTGGCCAAGATGTCGCGCATCTTTGCTCTCAGCGCCTCACCAAATTGAAGCACATTGCTAGAGGCCATCATCGCGATGCCGAGCCCGATCGCAGGCTTTCCATCGACACGAAATAGCGGATCGGGTGGATCGCGATATCCACGGGTGATGGTCGCGACGTCGCTAAGCGGAAGGAAGCGGTTGTCGATGCGCAGGTTGGTGCTTCGAAGGGCCTCTTCCGAAGCGAATTGACCGCTTACGCGCAGCGAAACTTGTTCTGGGCCCGCTTGTACGACGCCTGACGGCTGCACTGTGTTTTGATTTTGCAGTGTCTTGATGAGCGACTGCATATTAAGACCGAGTGCCGCCAGCTTGCGCGTGGAGATGTCGAGATAGATGACCTCATCTTGTGCTCCGATCACCGTGATCTTGCCGATGCTTGGCACGGTGAGAAGTTCCGAGCGCACCCGCTCGACATAGTCGCGCAATTGCCGTGGGCTGAG
This is a stretch of genomic DNA from Bradyrhizobium sp. CCBAU 53338. It encodes these proteins:
- a CDS encoding RraA family protein — protein: MELDTCAVSDALDKLNLPGAVIGVSALTGPTRVAGRAVTTKLGAPLPNLPKRHLGAGAVMAAERGDIIVVEHRGRTDVSGWGGLLSLGAVKKGVSAILIDGACRDLDESRALGLPVFARAAVPVTARGRIAEHSFQEPITFGNVAVKPGDYVLADGSGVVFVDQLRAEEIIATEPRTFLGASGRWRQPSIAAKRSATSWPGTTKIC
- a CDS encoding efflux RND transporter permease subunit → MTSFNLSEWALKHRSFVWFLMIASAIAGLLAYRSLGREEDPPFTIKTMVIQQQWPGATVDDMLNQVTDRIEKEVKQIGAVDYVKSYTTPGQTTILVNLKDTTKPKDVPWLFYEVRKHVQDIQYTLPSGVGAASFNDEFGDVFGNIYAFTSDGLSPRQLRDYVERVRSELLTVPSIGKITVIGAQDEVIYLDISTRKLAALGLNMQSLIKTLQNQNTVQPSGVVQAGPEQVSLRVSGQFASEEALRSTNLRIDNRFLPLSDVATITRGYRDPPDPLFRVDGKPAIGLGIAMMASSNVLQFGEALRAKMRDILATLPVGVELHLVSDQPKIVEQAVGGFTEALVEAIAIVLVVSLISLGVRAGLVVSFSIPLVLAVVFVIMQYFGVTLQRISLGALIIALGLLVDDAMITVEMMVHRLERGDNLYNAVTFAYTSTAFPMLTGTLVTVAGFIPIGFNGSSAGEYTYTLFLVIAASLLTSWVVAVLFAPLIGVMVLPKTMKHHDHIGVGRLSRYFVVLLEAAMRFRWVTIGGSLGLLAVAIVGMGFVQQQFFPSSDRSELLVDLTLPQGSTILETKKQIDQFEKGLASDPDVESWSSYVGQGAIRFYLPLDQQMAFNYFGQVVVVAKSLEARNRIESRLRKTAADQFIGIDVFIHPLDLGPPVGRPLQYRLSGPDIQQLRAKALEIAKIMSDNPHLDPPTFDWNEPGKVVQVEIAQDKARQLGLDSVDVASILNGLVGGTSITQMRDSIYQVNIVGRAANDERSRIETLQSLQIPTGNGQVVPLLSFATLRYDLEQPIIWRRDRVPTITIRGTIHDGTQPATVVQQLAPAIETFAANLPASMKIATGGAVEESSKGQGPIVAVVPVMLLAMAFFIMVQLQSFAKLFLVVSVAPLGLIGVVFALLVSGKPMGFVAILGTLALIGIIIRNSIILMAQIDEMLDEGHDQWSAVVLATQHRMRPILLTAAAASLGMLPIAPQVFWGPMALSMIGGIMAATFLTLFFLPALYIAWFRVEAPLKDSSSRQEEPSRLARASSP
- a CDS encoding GGDEF domain-containing protein — protein: MNDPLMTLGDVYRRTVRDVAIGLVLTVPLVWLAYAYLFGPEGNVSSLYATGCVALLGTLASIGIGGAMSLRSNLLQQKLIATQAELLRLSRVDQLTGLLNRRGFNEVAAKALAEAYDRHLPAIGLMMDIDRFKGINDQYGHDFGDAVLVEIGDVLKSFAKEHSLVIGRHGGEEFAALLLGVSPSDAVLLAEQLRQACGQREVARNGALTKVTVSIGLAVSKGSEGLSKVLGLADEALYRAKRAGRDQVSVRYSDTIGVSALGFT
- a CDS encoding benzaldehyde dehydrogenase → MKEMVSDNIVAGSVLTGQFFTGEWSSSKSAFEAVEPATGAVIGKVGLASAVDIGSASANARQAQVSWAATAPDARENILLKACEVGERYRDDIVTWIMRESGAVRLKAEIELAGTLKAIRLAAAMPSQAQGNVLPSPGGRISFVRRRPLGVIGVISPFNFPLYLAERAIAPALAVGNAVVVKPDLRTAICGGFVIARLFELAGVPKGVLQVLPGREDAGEALCKDPNVAMIQFTGSSRAGRMVGQVAGQHLKKVSLELGGKNSLIILDDADLDTAVRAAAFSAFFHQGQVCMSAGRILVQRNIFDAFSDALVRYAKTLKVGNPLDPSVALGPMINQHQLNHALTLIDRSVTEGARLLTGGKAEGLFLQPSVLAEISPTNPAYRDELFAPVAVLVPFETDVQAGQMANDTEYGLSAVIISRNIGRAMAIGEQLRTGLLHINDQTINDDVVNPFGGSGTSGNGTSIGGIANWEEFTQWQWVTIKAELQPYSL
- a CDS encoding RraA family protein; translated protein: MTQDAAENLKTFGVTTLSDALDRLGIEGQCLGIMPFARSMRLAGPAFTIRMLPTGQSGGSVGDYIDDVQPGQIVVIDNDGRMDATVWGDILTLVADRRGIGGTVIDGVCRDIDRSIELDYPIYARANTMRTGKDRVTADAYNVTVQIAGIRIAPGDWLVGDGDGVICIPASRVQEVIEVAGQIAAAEEKIREAVLRGDRLDETRKKLRYHALQTRESGAKA